The genomic segment gattcgtagtcgaagtcgtagtcgaaggtcgaagtagcccattcgatggtcgaagtagcccaaaaaacactttgaaattcgacgtttttttaattcgaatccttcactcgagctttgtaaatgtgccccatagtattttgCATAAAGCATCTCTATGATAGTAGAGATTTGGTTTATACAGTAGATGGTCCTAAAAATCTAGACAGGGTCCCCATAGCTGATATTAGAGACTAAGAGTTGTCTATTACAAACACATGGGCAGTTCTAGTTATATTAcgggtaagggatccgttatctggagtgGGTGGAGTTATTCGCATATTACAGAGGGAATTGGGAGGCATACACCAAATATCCAATAATTCCTGCTCTATATTGGGGGAAGAACTAGATCTGAAGCTTCCCCAACCTTCATATGAGATTTCACTTATGTTAAAACATGAATCCTGGCATTGTATTGCTTACCAGTAGCAGGCACTGAACCAAACTCCAGCACAGAGAACTTCGTATAATAGCAACTGGATTTTCACATAGCTGGTCCTGTAGAGATAAAATATAGTGAGAGATTACTGTCGCACAGATggacatttttaatgcttttgtCATGAAATCTACAGGAATTGCAGGAGTTGGTGGGATTTGGGTGTAGCATGGGGGCGGGGTTTTTGACATGATTGGGGAGTGGTCAGGAGAGATCATGGGCGTGGCATTACatgggagggttttttttccatttacttggTAGGGTCCGCCACCCAGAGGGAAGAGGTGGCCAGTGGGCTAATTGGGGCCCTACTTTTGAAGGAGGTAGAGGATCAGTGTAGGAACaggacatgctcagtgggctataCATTTTATGTCATAAAGCTGTTATACAGATAGTAGAAGTAACACTGTATGCATGTCCCAAATTATTGGGTTGCACTTTCAATATTGCAGGTTATTTGTACGTAATTTATCAGGCACAAACTAATAACTGTACTCACCACAAATCCTTGTAACCCTCTTGTAAAAGGACCTGTAATCACAATCACAACCATATAGCAAGATTGATTATggggatcacatacaaaatgaCAAAAATTGCCCTTACAGTGCTCTGATTAGTTGCCTGCTAGATACTAAAATACTAGAACTATTTTTTCTACATATCAATGTTATGTatttgttgcttaaaggaaaactaaaccctaaaaaattaatatggcatattttatatagtgaacttattgcacgaggctaaagtttgagcttgtcaatagcagcaatgatccaggacttcacacttgtcacagggggtcaccatcttggaaagtgtctgtgacactcacatgctcagtgggctctgattggctgttgagaagctaagcttagggctcgtcactaattatccagcagaaaatgagcttcccctgtaatataagctgatgctacaggtttgctgattattaaattctgatgctaattgcactggtttctgtgctgccatgtagtaattatctgtattaattactaatcagccttatattgtggcatttctattctatgtgtactgtatattgtgagtgggtccctaagctcagtaagtgacagcagcacagagcatgtgcagtgaatcagcagaaaagaagatggggagctactggggcatctttggagacacagatctttactgctaatgggctgtggttgccttggactggtacagaagcccaaaccatcatgtacaacatttctaccttcttccttacttaagctttagttctcctttaaaagtgtggttcacctttaaatatacctttagtatgttaaagtagtttttttaattatttgccttgctcTTCTCAGACTCCAaatggggccactgaccccatctacaataCAAAAGCTCTATAcagctccaaatgtattgttattgctactttttattgctcatctttctattcaggcctctcctattcatattccatcttcttaataaaatcaatgaatggttgatAAGGTAATttgatccctagcaaccagatggctgacatcacaatctggagagctgctgaataaaaagccaataactcagaaaccacaaataatacaaaaatgaaaaccaactgccaatggtctcagaatatcactctctacatgatactaacagttaatttacagatgaataacccctttgagcatttattttattacacatggtcctttatataaatattaattatatcaggGAGAAAAATTAGATAGAGATGTACCTCGGTGAGTACAATAATCACATAGGATGCATTCAGCTATCAGTGCCATTATAGCTTGAAACTTTTTCTCTCCTGTATCAGATAGAGCTTTAGTATCACAAGGCATGGTCTCCTCGGTGCTGAAGAGAAAGAGCTCCTGAGCCTTATTCTCAATGCTGGGCTGACTCATTAGGATTGCAGCCTTGTCGTTATTTTTGCTCTGCTCCAAGTGATCAACCACCACCATAATGTTCTTTTTACCTACAGATTAAACATCAGCATTGCAATGAAACACACATCAAACTTGCAAAAACGAGGTTGCTGACACATTGATATTATCAAATGTCAGATATCATAGGATAAAGCACTGAGCTTTGGGTTGAAGCTCCTCTTTGAGGTCCAACTGTTGGTCAGAGACTCCTTTGTCTCATACTAAGCTCACACACATATGAAAGAATTGTTTTATTATCCATTTAGTCACGGTTGAAAGAATATCTAGAACAGTGTACACCTCCAATCTCATCCTAAGTAGCCCTCAAGTTTGGCTTCTAGGGCTATCATCTGTTGTTTTCCACATCTCAACCTGACTGGCCCTCAGGGTGTGCCCCTCAGCAGCTGCTTCAGAGGCCCTAAAGGGGGTCAGacacacagtttgggaacctgTGGTTTAAAAGGCCATTTAAGCTTTTAGAACTAAGTAGTAAATTAATACTTCTCAAAAATAGGAGTGGTGGGTTAGTAGCCCCAGTCCCACAGAATTGACACTCATCTTGTTGAGATATGGGTTCATGTTGAGATATCAGTTTAGATTTAGAGCATGACACCACCCCGTGGCCCCGTGGTGATGTCACCATCTAAACTCCAACCTATTTGTTACATATTTGTTGGTTTTTTAACAAGGCACTTTTTCTATAAAGCACCGTATTTAGAGCTACAGGAGCTCAAACTTCTAGGCCTAAGTCGCTCACACTGTCAGAGTTGTCATTGGTCAGTTGACTGATTATGATATCTGACAATAAAGTCTCACCAAGATTTTTAGAGAGTGTATCCAGTTCCTCATCGTAGAGTGCATCTGTGACATCTGTGATGTTGATTCTGCCCCTTGTCTTTGAGTGATACAGGATGGCAAACTAGCACTTTGTCGCTGCCTCTTGGAATTGCCACCCATTGCTATTCGATATCTGAAAGGGTTGCACATATTCAATGCACCTTCTCTTGGACTGGAGCTTGTCAATAAGCCAACTGTACTGGCTCTCCCCTTCTCGACTGAATAGTCCAATACTGATCTTTGTGCTACGTAGAGGTATCAGTGGGAACTGACAGCAAAAAGGAAAGGTATATTAATATGCATAATACAGttgaaaagttacaaaaaaaacaagaagttGAGGCATCACCCCCTCCCCTCAACTAATCGGCTCTGATGGAGCCAGATCTCTATGGCTCCTATTCACTTCCTACTGTTCCCATTGTTTGGACAGCTGATCCAAAAGAATGGCCCTATAGAAAGGTAGCCCCGTATAAGGTATCTATCCATCTAGCCTGTGGTTGATCATTCAGAATAGCAATAGGAATGATCTGCCTTTCAATGTGCTAATGGGTCAAATTTGGCCCATTGGGTTAAAATGGGTTGCTAGTCAACAGGTGGACATCCATGGGTCCATATGTCCTTATGCTTGTTTAGTATGGAGCCTTCTCTTAGTCAACAACAAATACATATGCCCCAGTTTCGGCAAGCTTCTTTATCCCAaccctaaaggaaaactatacccccccaaacaatgggtctctataaaaagatattgcataaaacagctcatatgtaaaaccctgcttcaagtaaacaaaccactttcataataatatacttttctagtagtatggtccattgggtaatcctaaatagaaaattgtaattttaaaaaaataagggccgccccctgggatcgtacgattcactgtgcacacaaacaaatcaaacaaactatacttcttaggtcacatgagccaattaacagacagagttgtgtcttttgcttcaacactttttcctgttacagttagagctgcagtatttctgatcaggtgatctctgagacagcacacagaccatcatgaaatggcggttcaaggcaagagatgtaaatgggcaatatttactttaatatatgttccagtttggtaagattctttaatatgccacttattatgatataaacaatctgttgcttaagtgttcattttgagggtatagttttcctttaatcctttcCTGTGCAACCTGAATGGCATGAAGGCGCACTACGGAACCCCTAAAAACCACCAAGAAATGTTTCTCTTCCAGGCTCcagacatttttatttgtgcaattatTTCTCGACTGTAATAGGCAGGAACTGAAATCACCTTAAAGAACCACCTGTCCAGTAGAGCTAAGTCTGCGTCATAAAAATCTCTCTGGGTTGCATTTTTCACTATTGTGATCATTCCAGCCTGAAacgatataataataataataataataataataataataataataatggaaactatttttaaatattattttaaaaaaaaaatatagcaaatatcATTAACCGACCCACAGCCGGTCGCTCACACATTCCCACAGTCTGCCTCTCCCTTATGTACTTACTTCCCTAGCCCACCCAATCCTTTAATTCCCACAATTATAGTCTCctcctgtattaaaggggaactctgcccAAACACAACCTAAGATGTTTGAAAACTAAACATAATTTCCagtaaatttgcaatatacatcaatcaaaaaatatgccttttttttcgtgatttttaacGTAATAAtatggtttggaacagttacCTAAGCCTagccctagggttgccatctttttgttTCTTCAACAGGGCAGAACGGGTGACATTGGAGCAGGGGAGGGTGACATCAGAGGCAGGactgatgacatggcgatcaaAAATTAGCTGATCAAGatgccattaactttaatgtcctgtccagatttcctaatttggaaatcggaacaggcagttttcacccggacagctcTGCCAAAAAATGGACTGTCCGGGTGAAAACCCTACCTAGCTGCTCTTGGCTGACTACTTTGAGAATCAACAAAAATGACTtcaacctgcatcctccaaatcccacaattccatgcacacgtcaataaggaaaggaacatcacagtacaatgcattgtgggctaTGTAGTCCCTGCCTGCTGTCTGCATGCTTTCACATCAATGTTTTTGTACTTCCTGCCCTGCCAAggtttcaaatgatgcagaaagaaaagaactgtttgTAGATGGATTCggcatataaaaattgtatttatgaaTACCTTTTGAAGGAACAATTTACAGTGATAGGTATACAGTATTAGGGGGTTCAGTGTTGTCTGGGGTTCAGAAGCcggagttttcctttaaatatcccCACTCCACACTCACACTTACCTTCATACGCAGATACAAAATCATTCAGTCTGTTTCTTTTGCCCTGGCCCGGTCTGTTTCTGTCCCACGCAGGCTGCTTGTGTCTCGCTTTTATGTATGGAGGGAAGTGAAAGTGAAATTGTTTTTGGTTCCTTGTGTTCTCTATCTGCAGTGTCATAATTCTTGCCTTATAATTATACCCTGATAACATATCTGAAATTCCAAATATATTATCTGTCGCTGGAAAAGTTCCAACCATAAAgccaatgatatatatatatatatatatatatatatatatatatatatatatatatatatatatatatatatatatatatatatatatatatatatatatataaaataatgcagtaatttactattttttttaacactgcagTGTACTGTGCAAATATTATTTGAAGTGGACTTAGTGCAAGGACGTATTCCCACCATATTAAACCTACCACATCAGTGACAAAGTCATAAagcataataaaatgttataagaAGTAACTTGGAATCATTAG from the Xenopus laevis strain J_2021 chromosome 9_10L, Xenopus_laevis_v10.1, whole genome shotgun sequence genome contains:
- the LOC121398290 gene encoding uncharacterized protein LOC121398290 — encoded protein: MVVVDHLEQSKNNDKAAILMSQPSIENKAQELFLFSTEETMPCDTKALSDTGEKKFQAIMALIAECILCDYCTHRGPFTRGLQGFVDQLCENPVAIIRSSLCWSLVQCLLLIGQRKFLVRTILA